In one Corallococcus silvisoli genomic region, the following are encoded:
- a CDS encoding plectin 1 isoform 8, whose protein sequence is MASNLGTHMPSPPDEADPLADLKELLDDGDAPVAAPAPAALRPLAVPKPPPTAPPPLPPRRPAAALPADPAARPASVPAARVPTTPAPIGGGGLPTTAPPSPAAAARSPGKGDPFAEPAEPRLPMGGSPEDKLEFFRGILKQKTETLARARALYAERESELTQLKAALEKARKEGGAGAPARTAQDEQRLQQAQARVAALEAELAASEADRRDLTRALAEVESELPRLAEELQVERESRGAMAEELVGAKEALGLAQDRVAELASGKSEAQGALEAVQEQYQSVLADVERLTSEVQSLTAERDAQALRMGQLETALAEARGAMGALESESDWSRSSLEEAHAHAKLLEGERDAARRQLAVVEDGLKSLQTQVTELERSLALKDADAVGLRAALTARTVEAAELPSLRSALEGRVAEAAQAQARVRALEAELAQAREGGRAEAEAAEVRARMAESELASLREVLEAAEVEQVALRDRMESDAAALGEAVHEAEAKVHEAEARAAELSAQVAELTSRVAAAQAEHEAHQQQLAAVERKLATTQAERVGFSARATMLETAVGQRDAEVQRQVALVAKAQEELSLERARREAVEAEAADARVNAAEAEARVEALSAGQDGQREELASLGEQLEAARAEADKVDRLHQRVKMVEGALEASESKRRIAETQAARVKDLDAVKVTLEAKLAQSSTALQAEQLAKAALEAKLSQSGTALQAEQLAKAALEAKLNQSGTALQAEQLAKAALEAKLAQSSTALQAEQLAKAALEARLDQSGATLQAEQGAKAALEARLTQSGGAQQAERAALEARLAEVSAALREEQAARQGLEVRLAELPTTATAVPADWAQERDQLKSDVASMKRKLMAAEAALESAASTKAKVARLEAQLKALK, encoded by the coding sequence GTGGCCAGTAACCTGGGCACGCACATGCCGTCTCCCCCGGACGAGGCGGATCCGCTCGCGGACCTCAAGGAATTGCTGGATGACGGCGACGCCCCGGTGGCGGCGCCCGCCCCGGCAGCCCTCCGGCCGCTCGCGGTTCCCAAGCCTCCCCCCACCGCGCCTCCACCCCTGCCGCCCCGGCGGCCGGCCGCCGCCTTGCCCGCCGACCCCGCGGCCCGGCCCGCCAGTGTCCCGGCCGCCCGTGTCCCCACGACCCCCGCGCCCATCGGCGGTGGCGGGTTGCCCACGACCGCGCCTCCGTCCCCGGCGGCGGCGGCGCGCAGTCCGGGCAAGGGGGACCCCTTCGCGGAGCCCGCGGAGCCCCGGCTGCCCATGGGCGGCTCGCCCGAGGACAAGCTGGAGTTCTTCCGGGGAATCCTGAAGCAGAAGACGGAGACGCTGGCCCGCGCCCGCGCGCTCTACGCCGAGCGCGAGAGCGAGCTCACCCAGCTGAAGGCCGCGCTGGAGAAGGCGCGCAAGGAAGGGGGCGCGGGCGCTCCGGCGCGGACGGCGCAGGACGAACAGCGTCTGCAGCAGGCCCAGGCGAGGGTGGCCGCGCTGGAGGCGGAGCTGGCCGCGTCGGAGGCGGATCGCCGGGACCTCACGCGCGCGCTGGCGGAGGTGGAGTCGGAGCTTCCCCGGCTGGCGGAGGAGCTGCAGGTCGAGCGCGAGTCGCGCGGGGCGATGGCGGAGGAGCTGGTCGGCGCCAAGGAGGCGCTGGGGCTCGCGCAGGACCGGGTGGCGGAGCTGGCGTCCGGCAAGTCCGAGGCGCAGGGCGCGCTGGAGGCCGTCCAGGAGCAGTACCAGTCGGTCCTCGCGGACGTGGAGCGGCTGACCTCCGAGGTGCAGTCGCTCACCGCCGAGCGCGATGCCCAGGCCCTGCGCATGGGGCAGCTGGAGACGGCGCTGGCGGAGGCGCGGGGCGCGATGGGCGCGCTGGAGAGCGAGAGCGACTGGTCGCGCAGCTCGCTGGAGGAGGCGCACGCCCACGCGAAGCTGCTCGAAGGAGAGCGGGACGCCGCGCGCCGGCAGCTCGCGGTGGTGGAGGACGGGCTCAAGTCGCTGCAGACGCAGGTGACGGAGCTGGAGCGGTCGCTCGCGCTGAAGGACGCGGACGCGGTGGGGCTGCGCGCCGCGCTCACCGCGCGCACGGTGGAGGCGGCGGAGCTGCCCTCGCTGAGGAGCGCGCTGGAGGGCCGTGTCGCGGAGGCCGCGCAGGCCCAGGCGCGAGTCCGCGCGCTGGAAGCGGAGCTGGCGCAGGCGCGCGAGGGTGGGCGCGCGGAGGCGGAGGCGGCCGAAGTCCGGGCGCGCATGGCCGAGTCGGAGCTGGCCTCGCTGCGCGAGGTGCTGGAGGCCGCCGAGGTCGAGCAGGTGGCGCTGCGCGACCGGATGGAGTCGGACGCGGCGGCGCTCGGCGAGGCGGTGCACGAAGCCGAAGCGAAGGTGCACGAGGCCGAGGCGCGCGCGGCGGAGCTGTCGGCGCAGGTGGCGGAGCTCACGTCGCGGGTCGCGGCCGCGCAGGCCGAGCACGAGGCGCACCAGCAGCAGCTCGCCGCGGTGGAGCGAAAGCTGGCCACCACGCAGGCGGAGCGCGTCGGCTTCTCCGCGCGCGCCACCATGCTGGAGACGGCGGTGGGCCAGCGCGACGCGGAGGTGCAGCGCCAGGTGGCCCTGGTCGCGAAGGCGCAGGAGGAGCTGTCGCTGGAGCGTGCCCGGCGCGAAGCAGTGGAAGCGGAGGCCGCGGACGCGCGGGTCAACGCCGCGGAGGCCGAGGCCCGCGTGGAGGCGTTGAGCGCGGGGCAGGACGGACAGCGCGAGGAGCTGGCGTCGCTCGGCGAGCAGTTGGAGGCGGCGAGGGCGGAGGCGGACAAGGTGGACCGCCTCCACCAGCGCGTGAAGATGGTGGAAGGCGCGCTGGAGGCCTCCGAGTCCAAGCGCCGGATCGCCGAAACGCAGGCGGCCCGCGTGAAGGACCTGGACGCGGTGAAGGTCACGTTGGAGGCGAAGCTCGCGCAGTCCAGCACGGCGCTCCAGGCGGAGCAGCTCGCGAAGGCGGCGCTGGAAGCGAAGCTCAGTCAATCAGGGACCGCACTCCAGGCGGAGCAGCTCGCGAAGGCGGCGCTGGAGGCGAAGCTCAATCAATCAGGGACCGCGCTCCAGGCGGAGCAGCTCGCGAAGGCGGCGCTGGAGGCGAAGCTCGCGCAGTCCAGCACGGCGCTCCAGGCGGAGCAGCTCGCGAAGGCGGCGCTGGAGGCCCGCCTCGACCAGTCGGGCGCCACGCTGCAAGCGGAGCAGGGCGCGAAGGCGGCGCTGGAGGCGAGGCTCACGCAATCCGGTGGCGCGCAGCAGGCGGAGCGCGCCGCCCTGGAGGCCCGGCTCGCCGAGGTCAGCGCCGCGCTGCGGGAGGAGCAGGCGGCCCGGCAGGGGCTCGAGGTCCGGCTCGCGGAGCTTCCCACTACGGCGACCGCCGTCCCCGCCGACTGGGCCCAGGAGCGGGACCAGCTCAAGTCCGACGTGGCCTCCATGAAGCGCAAGCTGATGGCGGCCGAGGCAGCGCTTGAATCGGCCGCCAGCACCAAGGCGAAGGTGGCGCGCCTGGAAGCGCAATTGAAGGCCCTGAAGTAG
- a CDS encoding M16 family metallopeptidase, whose product MPIRYSLPNGLTVVFEEQHAAKVAAFQVWVKAGSADERPDQAGLAHLHEHMLFKGTERRGPGEIARDIEAHGGEINAWTSFDQTVYHIVIASQFARTGLDILGDAVRRSAFDKDELAREIEVVCEEIKRSFDSPARRSSRGLFTAAFQTHPYRLPVIGTEESVRGFTREKVLEFYHRHYTPQNLVLVVVGDLTEAQLRPWVEEIFGGDWGRPYAGPVSRPRDAAPTARRVLVQTEDVKEAYLNLAFSIPELEHPDVPALDVLAMIAGQGNSSWLVREVKRRQHLVNDVHASAYTPKDPGIFSVSLTLPPAQAQKALTQTARVLEALRTTRVSEDELRTVKAVVEAESVYRKETVQGTARNLGSYQTSPGGLESEARYLEHIRNLTPEDLRRVAEKYLRLEHAIATALVPPSAALTEAEVHAALDEAARSPGLTPPERAARQPPPEAPARPARSTTGSARTEVVQEKLPSGATLIVRVEPHVPLVSMRAAFIGGVRYETPADNGITTLLSRTLTKGTTSLSADDISHLEDLYAGNVSGQGGRNSVSLKADFLARYFEPGFRLFADCLLNPAFREEEVARERSLLLQDILTREDKPSGLAFELFSRTLYQEHPYRLSLTGEKASVEALGPEQLRAYHRAHMDPSQLTLSVVGDVRVDEVRALAREFFGQSRGGAVAPKQVRPEAPPSSPRVEKKTLARAQTHLVMGFQAARLTDRWRIALDVLSTVLSGQGGRLFVELRDKRSMAYSVSSFSMDGLDPGYFAVYMGTSPEKVDAAVEGMRRELERIRDEPIPAAELERAKQHIIGAYEIDLQRNSARATLLALDTCYGVGLDNFLHYSEHVAKVTAEEIQEVARRVIDFDRMAMAVVGP is encoded by the coding sequence ATGCCCATCCGCTACAGCCTGCCCAACGGGCTCACCGTCGTCTTCGAAGAGCAGCACGCCGCCAAGGTCGCGGCCTTCCAGGTCTGGGTCAAGGCCGGCAGCGCGGATGAAAGGCCCGACCAGGCCGGCCTCGCCCACCTGCACGAGCACATGCTCTTCAAGGGCACGGAGCGCAGGGGCCCGGGTGAAATCGCCCGGGACATCGAAGCGCACGGCGGTGAAATCAACGCCTGGACGTCCTTCGACCAGACCGTCTACCACATCGTCATCGCCAGCCAGTTCGCCCGCACGGGCCTGGACATCCTGGGGGACGCCGTCCGCCGCTCCGCGTTCGACAAGGACGAGCTGGCGCGGGAGATCGAGGTGGTGTGCGAGGAGATCAAGCGCAGCTTCGACTCTCCGGCCCGCCGGTCCTCGCGCGGGCTGTTCACCGCCGCGTTCCAGACGCACCCGTACCGGCTGCCCGTCATCGGCACCGAGGAGAGCGTGCGCGGCTTCACCCGCGAGAAGGTGCTGGAGTTCTACCACCGGCACTACACGCCCCAGAACCTGGTGCTGGTGGTGGTGGGCGACCTCACCGAGGCGCAGCTACGCCCGTGGGTGGAGGAGATCTTCGGCGGTGACTGGGGCCGGCCCTACGCGGGCCCGGTGTCCCGTCCCCGGGACGCGGCCCCCACCGCCCGGCGCGTCCTGGTGCAGACCGAGGACGTGAAGGAGGCCTACCTGAACCTGGCCTTCTCCATCCCGGAGCTGGAGCACCCGGACGTGCCCGCGCTGGACGTGCTGGCGATGATCGCCGGCCAGGGCAACTCGTCGTGGCTGGTGCGCGAGGTGAAGCGCCGGCAGCACCTGGTCAACGACGTGCACGCCTCCGCGTACACGCCCAAGGACCCCGGCATCTTCTCCGTGTCCCTGACGCTGCCGCCCGCGCAGGCGCAGAAGGCGCTCACGCAGACGGCGCGCGTGCTGGAGGCGCTGCGCACCACGCGGGTGTCCGAGGACGAGCTGCGCACGGTCAAGGCCGTGGTGGAGGCGGAGTCCGTCTACCGCAAGGAGACGGTGCAGGGCACCGCGCGCAACCTGGGCTCGTACCAGACCAGCCCCGGCGGCCTGGAGTCCGAGGCCCGCTACCTGGAGCACATCCGCAACCTCACGCCGGAGGATCTGCGCCGCGTGGCGGAGAAGTACCTGCGGCTGGAGCACGCCATCGCCACCGCGCTCGTGCCGCCCTCCGCCGCGCTGACGGAAGCGGAGGTGCACGCCGCGCTGGACGAGGCGGCGCGGAGCCCCGGCCTCACGCCTCCGGAGCGCGCCGCCCGGCAGCCGCCCCCGGAGGCCCCCGCGCGTCCGGCCCGGAGCACCACCGGGTCCGCGCGCACGGAGGTGGTGCAGGAGAAGCTGCCCTCCGGCGCGACCCTCATCGTGCGCGTGGAGCCCCACGTGCCGCTGGTCTCCATGCGCGCGGCCTTCATCGGCGGCGTGCGGTATGAGACGCCCGCGGACAACGGCATCACCACGCTGCTCAGCCGCACCCTCACCAAGGGCACCACGTCGCTCAGCGCGGACGACATCTCCCACCTGGAGGACCTGTACGCGGGCAACGTCAGCGGCCAGGGCGGCCGCAACTCCGTGAGCCTGAAGGCGGACTTCCTGGCGCGCTACTTCGAGCCGGGCTTCCGGCTGTTCGCGGACTGCCTGCTCAACCCGGCCTTCCGCGAGGAGGAGGTCGCGCGGGAGCGCTCGCTGTTGTTGCAGGACATCCTCACCCGCGAGGACAAGCCGTCGGGCCTGGCGTTCGAGCTGTTCTCGCGCACGCTCTACCAGGAGCACCCGTACCGGCTGTCCCTCACGGGCGAGAAGGCGTCGGTGGAGGCGCTGGGGCCAGAGCAGCTGCGCGCGTACCACCGGGCGCACATGGACCCGTCGCAGCTGACGCTCAGCGTGGTGGGCGACGTGCGCGTGGACGAGGTGCGGGCGCTGGCGCGCGAGTTCTTCGGCCAGTCGCGGGGCGGCGCGGTGGCGCCGAAGCAGGTGCGGCCGGAGGCGCCGCCCTCCTCGCCGCGCGTGGAGAAGAAGACGCTCGCGCGCGCGCAGACGCACCTGGTGATGGGCTTCCAGGCCGCGCGGCTGACCGACCGGTGGCGCATCGCGCTGGACGTGCTGTCCACGGTGCTGTCCGGCCAGGGCGGGCGGCTCTTCGTGGAGCTGCGCGACAAGCGCTCCATGGCGTACAGCGTGAGCAGCTTCTCCATGGATGGGTTGGATCCGGGCTACTTCGCCGTCTACATGGGCACGAGCCCGGAGAAGGTGGACGCGGCGGTGGAGGGCATGCGCCGCGAGCTGGAGCGCATCCGCGACGAGCCCATCCCGGCGGCGGAGCTGGAGCGCGCCAAGCAACACATCATCGGGGCGTATGAAATCGACCTGCAGCGCAACAGCGCCCGCGCGACGCTGCTGGCGTTGGACACGTGCTACGGCGTCGGGCTGGACAACTTCCTGCACTACTCCGAGCACGTGGCGAAGGTGACGGCGGAGGAGATCCAGGAGGTGGCCCGCCGGGTCATCGACTTCGACCGCATGGCCATGGCCGTCGTCGGACCGTAG
- a CDS encoding tetratricopeptide repeat protein gives MTKWLLWMGLTMLTGSPLLSLALVAVLLFAADRFTLQVLPSPVRALKRWQRAGALASTILTNTHDRRARAELADIRLGQKRYAEAVDLLRPNLDAGDDDVDTLYLLGVAYLGAGDPPRGELLLDEAARLDADYRQGAIDLERGRFRLQYEDLKGAREALERFLQVRQGSVEGRVLLARVLAKQGQEAEAKAMRDAAWREYAVAPRFQRRRDRWWAYRARPSRPLTYAAVALVLMGVGAYLTRFLPTHDAAPGRYGSYYDEPYAADDMGGDDAE, from the coding sequence CTGACCAAGTGGTTGCTGTGGATGGGCCTCACGATGCTGACGGGCAGCCCGTTGCTGTCCCTGGCGCTGGTGGCCGTGCTGCTCTTCGCGGCGGACCGCTTCACCCTCCAGGTGCTGCCCAGCCCCGTGCGGGCCCTCAAGCGGTGGCAGCGCGCTGGAGCGCTGGCCAGCACCATCCTCACCAACACCCACGACCGCCGCGCCCGCGCGGAGCTGGCCGACATCCGCCTGGGCCAGAAGCGCTACGCGGAAGCGGTGGACCTGCTGCGCCCCAACCTGGACGCGGGCGACGACGACGTGGACACCCTGTACCTCCTGGGCGTGGCCTACCTGGGCGCTGGCGACCCGCCTCGGGGCGAGCTGCTGCTCGACGAGGCCGCGCGCCTGGACGCGGACTACCGCCAGGGCGCCATCGACCTGGAGCGCGGCCGCTTCCGCCTCCAGTACGAAGACCTCAAGGGCGCGCGCGAGGCCCTGGAGCGCTTCCTCCAGGTGCGCCAGGGCTCCGTGGAGGGGCGCGTGCTCCTCGCCCGCGTGCTGGCGAAGCAGGGCCAGGAGGCGGAGGCGAAGGCCATGCGGGATGCGGCCTGGCGCGAGTACGCCGTGGCCCCTCGCTTCCAGCGCCGCCGCGACCGCTGGTGGGCCTACCGGGCGCGCCCGTCCCGCCCGCTGACGTACGCCGCCGTGGCCCTGGTGCTGATGGGCGTGGGGGCGTACCTGACCCGCTTCCTGCCCACGCACGACGCGGCCCCGGGCCGTTACGGCTCCTACTATGATGAGCCCTACGCCGCCGACGACATGGGCGGGGACGACGCGGAGTAG
- a CDS encoding DUF4388 domain-containing protein: MFPPPSQVLRQREGLLADTPFPLLLHALMVEERTCTLELKVRQREKRITFEDGSPVACNSNLLHETLGKYLVEKGRLSEADYQKSLAESVSTGLQLGALLVQKGLISPFDLYKQLQANLAHKLLDCFRWTDAKYRLIADVENPDATVRANTAQLILTGISTQLPFDTVATHFTFTDDRRFGQMPGVDSAPKLSSKDARLFQALRQRPTFNELLERTGFDMDSVLRRLYALCLLGVAGFVEDADLKAQELAQKAPPVSVVAPEPVPTPAPVASTGPSGTPFSDDDEAARNALLGAFLNHRSLDPFALLDVPEDAQPVALRKAFLAAADRFAPLRFQTAELKEKAEGMLAAYARAYGALSEPEQNTLWKKRRQAQREKARNNTGRPSTAEQFRIRTDLLDATTQFDEGKRRLEARNFAGAFEYFEYACDIDPRPLHQVHRAWARYLMKPEAHGRLVLQELQELTRQEPGLEEGWAFLGDVARGEGQWALAEDALRKAFKLNPQQRRYVALIQEIARRR, translated from the coding sequence ATGTTCCCCCCGCCCTCCCAGGTGCTGCGCCAGCGCGAGGGCCTGCTGGCGGACACGCCCTTCCCGCTGCTGCTGCACGCGCTGATGGTGGAGGAGCGCACCTGTACGCTGGAGCTCAAGGTGCGCCAGCGCGAGAAGCGCATCACCTTCGAGGACGGCTCGCCGGTGGCGTGCAACTCCAACCTCCTGCACGAGACGTTGGGCAAGTACCTGGTGGAGAAGGGCCGCCTGTCGGAGGCGGACTACCAGAAGTCCCTGGCGGAGAGCGTGTCCACGGGCCTCCAGCTGGGCGCGCTGCTCGTGCAGAAGGGGCTCATCAGCCCGTTCGACCTCTACAAGCAGCTCCAGGCGAACCTGGCGCACAAGCTCCTGGACTGCTTCCGCTGGACGGACGCGAAGTACCGCCTCATCGCGGACGTGGAGAACCCGGACGCCACCGTGCGCGCCAACACCGCGCAGCTCATCCTGACGGGCATCTCCACCCAGCTGCCCTTCGACACCGTCGCCACGCACTTCACCTTCACCGACGACCGCCGCTTCGGGCAGATGCCCGGCGTGGACTCCGCGCCCAAGCTGTCCTCCAAGGACGCGCGCCTCTTCCAGGCCCTGCGCCAGCGCCCCACCTTCAACGAGCTCCTGGAGCGCACCGGCTTCGACATGGACAGCGTGCTGCGCCGGCTCTACGCGCTGTGCCTGTTGGGCGTGGCGGGCTTCGTGGAGGACGCGGACCTGAAGGCCCAGGAGCTGGCCCAGAAGGCCCCTCCCGTGTCCGTGGTCGCCCCGGAGCCCGTGCCCACCCCGGCGCCGGTCGCGTCCACCGGGCCCTCCGGCACGCCCTTCTCGGATGACGACGAGGCCGCGCGCAACGCGCTGCTGGGCGCGTTCCTCAACCACCGGAGCCTGGACCCGTTCGCGCTCCTGGACGTGCCGGAGGACGCGCAGCCGGTGGCGCTGCGCAAGGCCTTCCTCGCCGCCGCGGACCGCTTCGCCCCGCTGCGTTTCCAGACGGCGGAGCTGAAGGAGAAGGCGGAAGGCATGCTCGCCGCCTACGCGCGGGCCTACGGCGCGCTGTCGGAGCCGGAGCAGAACACGCTGTGGAAGAAGCGCCGGCAGGCCCAGCGGGAGAAGGCGCGCAACAACACTGGCCGGCCCTCCACCGCGGAGCAGTTCCGCATCCGCACGGACCTGCTGGACGCCACCACCCAGTTCGACGAGGGCAAGCGCCGGCTGGAGGCCCGCAACTTCGCGGGCGCCTTCGAGTACTTCGAATACGCCTGCGACATCGACCCAAGGCCGCTGCACCAGGTGCACCGCGCCTGGGCGCGCTACCTGATGAAGCCGGAGGCGCACGGCCGGCTGGTGCTCCAGGAACTCCAGGAGCTGACGCGGCAGGAGCCCGGCCTGGAGGAAGGCTGGGCCTTCCTGGGCGACGTGGCCCGGGGCGAGGGTCAGTGGGCGCTCGCGGAGGATGCGCTCCGCAAGGCCTTCAAGCTCAACCCCCAGCAGCGCCGCTACGTCGCGCTCATCCAGGAGATCGCCCGGCGGCGGTGA
- a CDS encoding asparaginase has protein sequence MSTFVIESTRSGFVESLHTVSVAVVSAEGSLVASAGDPDRATFWRSAAKPFQSLPMVQDGAADRFGFGPRELALACASHSSEPVHRALAMRMLAASGCDERDLACGPHPSLSPAVAEEALKAGVVLTPRWNNCSGKHAGMLALARHHGWDLQGYASAGHPVQERIQDEIAKWTGLPRDALVTGVDGCVAVCFGLPLRAMATGWARFGISEDPAARRLREAMLAHPELVAGKGRACTDLMTAFRGEAVVKIGAEGVYCAALPRARLGIALKVEDGDARCATPALLAVLRALADPHGLSLPMTGLEHHAEPRLLNTRNEVVGSLRAAGALGFV, from the coding sequence ATGTCCACCTTCGTCATCGAATCCACCCGCTCCGGCTTCGTCGAGTCCCTTCACACCGTGTCCGTCGCGGTGGTGAGCGCGGAGGGCTCGCTCGTCGCGTCCGCGGGCGACCCGGACCGAGCCACCTTCTGGCGCTCGGCGGCCAAGCCCTTCCAGTCGCTGCCCATGGTGCAGGACGGCGCGGCGGACCGCTTCGGCTTCGGCCCGCGCGAGCTGGCGCTGGCGTGCGCGTCCCACTCCAGCGAGCCCGTGCACCGCGCCCTCGCCATGCGGATGCTGGCCGCGTCCGGCTGCGACGAGCGCGACCTCGCGTGCGGCCCGCATCCGTCGCTGTCGCCCGCGGTCGCGGAGGAGGCGCTCAAGGCGGGCGTGGTGCTCACGCCCCGCTGGAACAACTGCTCCGGCAAGCACGCCGGCATGCTCGCGCTGGCCCGGCATCACGGCTGGGACCTCCAGGGCTACGCCAGCGCCGGCCACCCGGTGCAGGAGCGCATCCAGGATGAAATCGCGAAGTGGACGGGCCTGCCCCGCGACGCGCTGGTGACGGGCGTGGACGGCTGCGTCGCCGTCTGCTTCGGCCTGCCCCTGCGCGCCATGGCCACCGGCTGGGCTCGCTTCGGCATCTCCGAGGACCCCGCCGCGCGCCGCCTGCGCGAAGCGATGCTGGCGCACCCGGAGCTGGTCGCGGGCAAGGGCCGCGCGTGCACGGACCTGATGACGGCCTTCCGGGGCGAAGCCGTGGTGAAGATTGGCGCGGAGGGCGTCTACTGCGCCGCGCTGCCCCGGGCCCGCCTGGGCATCGCCCTCAAGGTGGAGGATGGCGATGCCCGCTGCGCCACTCCCGCCCTCCTCGCCGTCCTCCGGGCCCTGGCGGACCCTCACGGCCTGTCGCTGCCCATGACAGGCCTGGAGCACCACGCGGAGCCGCGCCTGCTCAATACCCGGAACGAGGTCGTGGGCTCCCTCCGCGCGGCCGGGGCACTCGGCTTCGTCTGA
- the hemW gene encoding radical SAM family heme chaperone HemW, with product MSFAAPTDPLTGMQAARFGLYLHFPYCLAKCPYCDFAVAVARQVPEERYANAVLAELDARLSADPALRTKPLESLFLGGGTPSLWHPRYVARVLEGIAARMSLAPGLEVSLEGNPERSDAERFAGYRAAGINRLSLGVQSFQPETLKALGRAHDAAMVEAAVAAARKAAFPVVAMDFIYGVHGQTLAQVEADARRAVSLSPEHLSTYALTVEREVLAESTPLSKQLERGELTLPEDDDVVAMARTVRDVYGAHGLARYEVSNHARPGLGSRHNALYWTGGEYLALGVGATGMLLAPEAHRYVNLRSPEAYLRAVEEGRVPEASREALGPDELFAERLSMGLRLVSGVDWEAVCERYGQPVEPRRAEVERLVAHGFATRHGRRLALTERGVDVHSAICARLL from the coding sequence ATGTCCTTCGCCGCGCCCACGGACCCATTGACGGGCATGCAGGCCGCCCGCTTCGGGCTCTACCTGCATTTCCCCTACTGCCTGGCCAAGTGCCCCTACTGCGACTTCGCGGTGGCGGTCGCGCGCCAGGTGCCGGAGGAGCGGTACGCGAACGCGGTGCTGGCGGAGCTGGACGCGCGCCTGTCGGCCGACCCCGCGCTCCGCACGAAGCCGCTGGAGTCCCTCTTCCTGGGCGGGGGCACGCCATCCCTGTGGCACCCCCGTTACGTGGCGCGCGTGCTGGAGGGCATCGCCGCCCGCATGTCGCTCGCCCCGGGGCTGGAGGTGTCGCTGGAGGGCAACCCGGAGCGCTCGGACGCGGAGCGCTTCGCCGGCTATCGCGCCGCGGGCATCAACCGCCTGTCGCTGGGCGTGCAGTCCTTCCAGCCAGAGACCCTGAAGGCCCTGGGCCGCGCGCACGACGCGGCCATGGTGGAGGCCGCCGTGGCGGCGGCGCGCAAGGCGGCCTTCCCCGTGGTGGCGATGGACTTCATCTACGGCGTGCACGGCCAGACGCTGGCGCAGGTGGAGGCGGACGCGCGCCGGGCCGTGTCGCTGTCGCCAGAGCACCTGTCCACCTACGCGCTGACGGTGGAGCGCGAGGTGCTGGCGGAGTCCACGCCGCTGTCCAAGCAGCTCGAGCGTGGGGAGCTCACGCTGCCCGAGGACGACGACGTGGTGGCCATGGCCCGCACGGTGCGCGACGTGTACGGGGCCCACGGCCTGGCCCGCTATGAAGTGTCCAACCACGCGCGCCCCGGCCTCGGCTCGCGGCACAACGCGCTGTACTGGACGGGCGGCGAGTACCTGGCGCTGGGCGTGGGCGCCACCGGCATGCTGCTGGCCCCGGAGGCCCACCGCTACGTCAACCTGCGCAGCCCGGAGGCGTACCTGCGCGCGGTGGAGGAGGGGCGGGTGCCCGAGGCGAGCCGCGAGGCCCTGGGGCCCGACGAGCTCTTCGCCGAGCGGCTGAGCATGGGCCTGCGCCTGGTGTCGGGGGTGGACTGGGAGGCCGTGTGTGAGCGATATGGCCAGCCCGTGGAGCCCCGGCGCGCGGAAGTCGAGCGCCTCGTGGCCCACGGCTTCGCCACCCGGCATGGGCGCAGGCTGGCCCTGACGGAGCGGGGGGTGGACGTGCACAGCGCCATCTGCGCGCGGCTGCTGTAG
- a CDS encoding 50S ribosomal protein L11 methyltransferase, producing MSQTYLSLTVDIAEEASEILQDLLHEAGALGLEVRDHETPTMPGVRAPATGESIVVAYFEDRASAEAARDEVVESHPKARVALDEQPQQDWSNEWKSLIKSVNVGRLWVGPPWDVANAPQDKVRIVIEPKMAFGTGDHPTTSLCLAAVDDFMATHPGASVLDVGTGTGVLAIAAKKLGAGTVVGTDNDPTSVELAQENCADNATPDLDISGRELTQVPGTFDLVLANILANTLIELAPLIVAKAKDRLVLAGVLAHQRVDVEAAYQKLGCTVLAGAQQGEWVRIDLKR from the coding sequence ATGTCCCAGACCTACCTTTCACTCACCGTGGATATCGCGGAGGAAGCGTCGGAGATCCTCCAGGACCTCCTCCATGAGGCCGGCGCCCTGGGCCTGGAAGTCCGCGACCACGAGACGCCCACCATGCCGGGCGTGCGCGCCCCCGCGACGGGTGAGTCCATCGTCGTCGCCTACTTCGAGGACCGCGCCAGCGCGGAGGCCGCTCGCGACGAGGTGGTGGAGAGCCACCCCAAGGCGCGCGTCGCGCTGGACGAGCAGCCCCAGCAGGACTGGAGCAATGAGTGGAAGTCGCTCATCAAGTCCGTGAACGTGGGCCGCCTCTGGGTGGGCCCGCCATGGGACGTGGCGAACGCGCCCCAGGACAAGGTGCGCATCGTCATCGAGCCGAAGATGGCCTTCGGCACGGGAGACCACCCCACCACGTCGCTGTGCCTGGCGGCGGTGGATGACTTCATGGCCACGCACCCGGGCGCCAGCGTGCTGGACGTGGGCACCGGCACGGGCGTGCTCGCCATCGCCGCGAAGAAGCTGGGCGCGGGCACGGTGGTGGGCACCGACAACGACCCCACCTCCGTGGAGCTGGCGCAGGAGAACTGCGCCGACAACGCGACGCCCGACCTGGACATCTCCGGGCGCGAGCTGACGCAGGTGCCGGGCACCTTCGACCTGGTGCTCGCGAACATCCTGGCCAACACGCTCATCGAGCTGGCGCCGCTCATCGTCGCCAAGGCGAAGGACCGGCTGGTGCTGGCCGGCGTGCTCGCGCACCAGCGCGTGGACGTGGAGGCCGCGTACCAGAAGCTCGGGTGCACGGTGCTGGCGGGCGCGCAGCAGGGCGAGTGGGTTCGCATCGACCTGAAGCGCTGA